From Fundulus heteroclitus isolate FHET01 unplaced genomic scaffold, MU-UCD_Fhet_4.1 scaffold_269, whole genome shotgun sequence, a single genomic window includes:
- the LOC105922535 gene encoding septin-14 isoform X1 encodes MHRGLQKKKYYKAESGCSGSVRRAVTYTRGGNSSNFKALMSDNSPIHQGPPAVYQLKPKKEMIGTLTRVTVGEKDQTKLNKTILLVGETGTGKSTLTNALFNYAVGVKFKDEVWFQIVEDEKRSETESQTSDVIVYEIFGFEDQTLPFSLTIIDTPGYGDTRGKEKDEVVSQRLRQLFQSEDGVHELHAVGLVMKATDNRLSDRLKYIYDSVMSLFGKDLERNIVALVTHSDGGTPENVLQALNAADIKCSKDENDQPVHFLFNNQQKKQRNTSKRDQLALKLSWDFTNEEMDRLRDILKKMKPQPLKETVKVMKKREQLIACIENVQEKIKETELKKKKLTEFTKQYEENEEKMKNNENFSYYETVTYKDKKKVKSGWHGIYNEGTVICNNCEENCHVGCTNAWTVADCKVFQWCSCTVCTNKCTLSAHSKVDWKYVTKTKMVLKTKEDMKARYNMYKEQCEEKSGPLDVLKSEMTRLTTELSMLLDEAWGFIVELEQIALKADSMIPIDDLSLLIEKMNEKGDKEKVKTLERLNIRRKLETTTIAESQENVYGMLKEKGV; translated from the exons atgcaccGCGGGCTTCAGAAGAAAAAATACTACAAAGCGGAGTCAGGATGCAGCGGGTCAGTCAGAAGAGCAGTGACATACAC GAGGGGAGGTAACTCATCTAATTTTAAAGCCTTGATGTCAGACAACAGTCCGATCCATCAAGGACCTCCTGCAGTCTACCAGCTGAAGCCAAAGAAAGAGATGATAGGAACTCTGACCAGAGTGACGGTTGGTGAAAAAGATCAAACGAAGCTGAATAAAACCATCTTACTGGTTGGTGAAACAGGGACAGGAAAGTCCACTCTGACCAATGCTCTGTTCAACTACGCTGTGGGAGTGAAGTTTAAGGATGAAGTCTGGTTTCAGATTGTAGAAGATGAGAAAAGAAGTGAGACAGAAAGTCAGACATCAGATGTGATCGTGTACGAGATCTTTGGGTTTGAAGATCAAACTCTGCCGTTCTCTCTGACCATCATCGACACACCTGGATATGGAGACACCAGAGGTAAAGAAAAAGATGAGGTGGTCAGTCAAAGATTGCGTCAATTGTTTCAATCAGAAGATGGAGTTCATGAACTTCATGCAGTCGGTCTGGTGATGAAAGCGACTGATAACCGTCTGAGTGACCGTCTGAAGTATATCTATGATTCAGTGATGTCTCTGTTTGGAAAAGACCTGGAGAGAAACATTGTCGCTCTGGTCACACACTCTGATGGAGGAACACctgaaaatgttcttcaggcTCTGAATGCAGCAGATATTAAATGTTCCAAAGATGAGAATGATCAGCCTGTTCACTTCCTGTTTAATaaccaacagaaaaaacagagaaacacgTCAAAGCGAGATCAGCTCGCTCTGAAGTTGTCCTGGGACTTTACAAATGAAGAAATGGATCGTTTGAGAGACATCCTGAAAAAGATGAAACCTCAGCCACTGAAGGAAACTGTGAAGGTTATGAAAAAACGGGAACAACTAATCGCCTGCATCGAGAACGTGCAGGAAAAAATcaaggagactgagctgaaaaagaaaaaacttacAGAGTTTACAAAACAGTATgaggaaaatgaagaaaagatgaAGAATAACGAGAATTTCTCCTATTATGAAACTGTGAcctacaaagacaaaaaaaaagtcaagagtGGATGGCATGGGATCTATAACGAAGGAACCGTCATCTGTAATAACTGTGAGGAGAACTGTCATGTTGGATGCACAAACGCCTGGACTGTAGCAGATTGTAAGGTCTTCCAATGGTGTTCCTGCACAGTTTGTACCAACAAGTGCACTTTATCTGCTCATTCTAAAGTAGACTGGAAATATGTGACAAAGACCAAAATGGTTCTGAAGACCAAGGAGGACATGAAGGCAAGATATAATATGTATAAAGAACAGTGTGAGGAAAAATCAGGTCCTTTGGATGTCCTTAAATCTGAAATGACCAGACTGACAACAGAGCTGTCGATGCTACTGGATGAGGCCTGGGGTTTCATTGTCGAACTGGAGCAGATCGCCTTGAAAGCTGACTCAATGATCCCTATTGACGACCTGAGCCTCCTGATTGAGAAGATGAATGAAAAGGGTGATAAAGAAAAGGTCAAAACCCTGGAGAGGCTCAATATCAGAAGAAAATTAGAGACGACGACAATAGCAGAAAGTCAGGAAAATGTTTATGGAATGTTAAAGGAAAAAGGTGTTTGA
- the LOC105922535 gene encoding septin-14 isoform X2 — protein sequence MLETVINVAKHYLSLFFVLRGGNSSNFKALMSDNSPIHQGPPAVYQLKPKKEMIGTLTRVTVGEKDQTKLNKTILLVGETGTGKSTLTNALFNYAVGVKFKDEVWFQIVEDEKRSETESQTSDVIVYEIFGFEDQTLPFSLTIIDTPGYGDTRGKEKDEVVSQRLRQLFQSEDGVHELHAVGLVMKATDNRLSDRLKYIYDSVMSLFGKDLERNIVALVTHSDGGTPENVLQALNAADIKCSKDENDQPVHFLFNNQQKKQRNTSKRDQLALKLSWDFTNEEMDRLRDILKKMKPQPLKETVKVMKKREQLIACIENVQEKIKETELKKKKLTEFTKQYEENEEKMKNNENFSYYETVTYKDKKKVKSGWHGIYNEGTVICNNCEENCHVGCTNAWTVADCKVFQWCSCTVCTNKCTLSAHSKVDWKYVTKTKMVLKTKEDMKARYNMYKEQCEEKSGPLDVLKSEMTRLTTELSMLLDEAWGFIVELEQIALKADSMIPIDDLSLLIEKMNEKGDKEKVKTLERLNIRRKLETTTIAESQENVYGMLKEKGV from the exons atgctggaaactgtcatcaATGTGGCCAAACATTACCTCAGTCTCTTTTTTGTTCT GAGGGGAGGTAACTCATCTAATTTTAAAGCCTTGATGTCAGACAACAGTCCGATCCATCAAGGACCTCCTGCAGTCTACCAGCTGAAGCCAAAGAAAGAGATGATAGGAACTCTGACCAGAGTGACGGTTGGTGAAAAAGATCAAACGAAGCTGAATAAAACCATCTTACTGGTTGGTGAAACAGGGACAGGAAAGTCCACTCTGACCAATGCTCTGTTCAACTACGCTGTGGGAGTGAAGTTTAAGGATGAAGTCTGGTTTCAGATTGTAGAAGATGAGAAAAGAAGTGAGACAGAAAGTCAGACATCAGATGTGATCGTGTACGAGATCTTTGGGTTTGAAGATCAAACTCTGCCGTTCTCTCTGACCATCATCGACACACCTGGATATGGAGACACCAGAGGTAAAGAAAAAGATGAGGTGGTCAGTCAAAGATTGCGTCAATTGTTTCAATCAGAAGATGGAGTTCATGAACTTCATGCAGTCGGTCTGGTGATGAAAGCGACTGATAACCGTCTGAGTGACCGTCTGAAGTATATCTATGATTCAGTGATGTCTCTGTTTGGAAAAGACCTGGAGAGAAACATTGTCGCTCTGGTCACACACTCTGATGGAGGAACACctgaaaatgttcttcaggcTCTGAATGCAGCAGATATTAAATGTTCCAAAGATGAGAATGATCAGCCTGTTCACTTCCTGTTTAATaaccaacagaaaaaacagagaaacacgTCAAAGCGAGATCAGCTCGCTCTGAAGTTGTCCTGGGACTTTACAAATGAAGAAATGGATCGTTTGAGAGACATCCTGAAAAAGATGAAACCTCAGCCACTGAAGGAAACTGTGAAGGTTATGAAAAAACGGGAACAACTAATCGCCTGCATCGAGAACGTGCAGGAAAAAATcaaggagactgagctgaaaaagaaaaaacttacAGAGTTTACAAAACAGTATgaggaaaatgaagaaaagatgaAGAATAACGAGAATTTCTCCTATTATGAAACTGTGAcctacaaagacaaaaaaaaagtcaagagtGGATGGCATGGGATCTATAACGAAGGAACCGTCATCTGTAATAACTGTGAGGAGAACTGTCATGTTGGATGCACAAACGCCTGGACTGTAGCAGATTGTAAGGTCTTCCAATGGTGTTCCTGCACAGTTTGTACCAACAAGTGCACTTTATCTGCTCATTCTAAAGTAGACTGGAAATATGTGACAAAGACCAAAATGGTTCTGAAGACCAAGGAGGACATGAAGGCAAGATATAATATGTATAAAGAACAGTGTGAGGAAAAATCAGGTCCTTTGGATGTCCTTAAATCTGAAATGACCAGACTGACAACAGAGCTGTCGATGCTACTGGATGAGGCCTGGGGTTTCATTGTCGAACTGGAGCAGATCGCCTTGAAAGCTGACTCAATGATCCCTATTGACGACCTGAGCCTCCTGATTGAGAAGATGAATGAAAAGGGTGATAAAGAAAAGGTCAAAACCCTGGAGAGGCTCAATATCAGAAGAAAATTAGAGACGACGACAATAGCAGAAAGTCAGGAAAATGTTTATGGAATGTTAAAGGAAAAAGGTGTTTGA